The stretch of DNA atttggagaaagtGGATTGATGATTACAATGACAATGTAAATATTTatacagtgttttaaaaggcgtgggtgtaaggcggggcgtaagccccgaggcgcggggcgtaagccctataggtatttaatttttaatattttataaaataatataatgacaattaatatttataaacaggtaaaattgcataaaaattgaagaaaactatatatatgtgtgctccatccccacaaaaaactaatcaaaacaatctattatacgttacttacaagcacaagtaatttgagtctaaaagaataaaattttctatatggaggaacaaaaaggatgattaacctgcaatttgaactttgaatttgctgctatgaagaaaaatatagttctctttgtatttgtaaaaaaaattaaatatttattgcttttgggagatattagcagactagcggacaagataaaaatttggaaaaaccatgaattagggcttaaatcaataaaaaaaaggtctttacttttaaatttaatacttttgagttcctttttaaaccttttgagtaattaccaaactcacttttgagaatttgggtattatatgaaggactaattcaacaaattttgttttaatttgaaaaagtctttggggcttactccttactaaaaaagcGCGCCCTGAACTCCCGGGCGttggggcgtacgcctcttgagactttcgccccacaccattgcCATGGGGCATTTTTGGTATgcctcgccccggggctcgccccagaaacgccttttaaaacagaggatTTATATGCTATAAGCGTAGTTTTAACTTATGATAGTAGATAGTTATCATTTTTATCAGTTTACTGCTTAATATTTATCGTAGGGATTTGCTTGTAGTTAGCTTATAGATGACTGATTGTGTAAACGTGTTTTCACATTAGCCGTGCATAGAACtaaaatttgttttaaaatgagTTTAACTTCTAGACATCGATAGTGTATAAGAACTTTTATACTATCAGGTCAACTATaagataactacaagtaactatcCACAAGAACTGAGATCTTTAACTCGAAAAATAAGGCCCGGGGGAGGGGGGTGGGTTTACCTGCATAGCTGTATTGGCCAAAGTTTACTGCTGCATGGTGTCCAGAAGTTACCCAaattattgttgtgataattCCAATTAAGTCATCTGGGGTGTTTAGTTCTGGCCACCACGGCTCGTCTTTCTTGTCACCATGTCCAACATCTTTTATCTCTGTCCACCAAGTTTGGAGTTCTGTATCGGATTCTATGAGTTCGGTTTCTGTATAGTAATGGTTGACATAGTCTGTTACCCATTGTTTAAGGGTATCCCATAGTACTAAACCATCATTTGCAAAAGGGTAGTCTTCTATTGTTAGTTTCAAACCATATGGTGCATCTGAATCTTTCACAGCCATTCCCCTATTAAAGTTTGCACAAATAACATGTTATGTGGAAGGATAAAATGGAACACTCGGTATTTTTAGCGtaaataatttttatactatCAGATCACTTAAAACATAACTGCATGTAATTCTCCATAATAAGTGGGATCAGTAACATGAAAAATCAGACAGATAATAACTTGCTACGACACGTTAAAATACACTGATAGCGAATTACCTGCTAATGAGGTCTTCTGGGAGTGCCTGTCGGTCAAATCGCCATTCAAGACCATAAGCAACAGAGCTTAACTCCACGGCGTATTTGccagggaaaaatgaactctcAATAATTCCATTGGCATTAATAAGAGCTTCTCTAGCTAAGGCATTTATTTCCATTGTGTATCTGAAATGAGGATGCAGTAATCTGTATATCGGGTGCATTGCGCTAAGTTGCCTATTTGTTGCTATGATGTATGGCTCTGTAGCACAATGAGTTCTTAGCCTGCAAAAACCAATTTCATAGTATTAATATTCCTATGATGTTTTCTAGCCAGATAGAGAGCGATCACTCAACTATGAACACTAACTGAAAGCGGCCGGGAATATAATACATGTGTCCTGATCACTTACCAGTGACTAACCAGCTGGTGATAGCCAGAGTCTTGAGCAAGAACATGAGCTTTAGCTAATTTCCAAAGCCAAGAACCAGTGGCATGCCAAGTAGGGCAATATACTTGTTTCCATTGAGGTTTATCATATACTGGTGGCCTTGTTAACTCAATGGCCAAAGGTCTCAATGTGCCATCTGGTGTCAAGAAAAATAGAGTTCTTGATCCATATACCACtcttcctttgagttcattcactTTGTTAACATATGGTAACAGCAAATCATGATAATCTAGGATAAACAGCTTCTTTTGTTCAACTGCCTGCATTTACATATAACTCAAGAATTAATTAAGCAGGAGGAAGACTATAGGCACAGGCTTGTCAATGGATTATTTGCACTGTAGGGCATTTTTTGAGGCCACTGTTTAAATTATATCCCCTTAGTTCAGTGGactgaaggggagccttggcgtaactggtaaagttgcagCCATGTCACTAAGAGGCCACGGGTTCGAGCCAAAGAAATAGCTtcttgcagaaatacagggtaaggctgcgtacaatagacccttgtgatcCGTCTGCTCTTTTTTTAGTTCAATGGACTAAATTTCGCCTTTAAAAATAGTTGGATGAATTACTTTTTGTCTTTTTGCAGCCAAATGAACTAATAGAGGACATAATTTAAAGAGTGACCTCCAAAAAGGCTATTTATGCAATAAAAGGATGTGTGTCCACAAACAAAACAGAAATTAATGTTTTTTCTCGCAATTTCGAAAAAGAGAAGGATTTGTATATACCTCTTCAACAGTCATGAGTCCTCCAATTTCTTGTTCAATTAGCTCTTTTGTGATTGCTGATTCAGGAGGTCCATAGATCTCAGGGTCTAACTTGCTCTTCAATGGCCATTCCTGGAATTTTCATGAACTATTTTAGCTTAGTGTTTCAATCAATAAATTGATCGTTTAACCAAATTAATGTATGGACAGGTTTAGAAAAGACATTAGTTATCGAGCAATTTTTCTAAAGCAAGAAGTAAGGAATTGAGCTGCACTAAAACAATAATtgtaaaataacataaaataaacaAGATAATACCTCTGTTTTAAAAGGTGTTTCTGGGGCGAGCTCCGGGGCGAGGCATACCAAAAACGCctcggggcgatggtgtgggacgaaagtctcaagaggcataCTCTCCGCAATTTGAGGCGTACGCCCGGGTGTTCGGGGTGCGTTTTTTAGTAAGGAataagccccagagactttttcaaattaaaacaaaatttattgaattaatccttcatataatacccaaattctcaaaagtcagtttggtaattactcaaaaagtttaaaaaggaactcaaaagtattaaatttaaaagtaaagacctttttttttttattgatttaagccctaattcatgattttcccaattttttatcttgtccgctagtctgctaatatttctcaaaagcaacgaatatttaattttttttacaaatacaaagagaactacatttttcttcatagcagcaaattcaaagttcaaattgaaggttaatcatcctttttgttcctccatatagaaaattttattcttttaaactcaaattacttgtgtttgtaagtaacgtatattagattgttttgattagttttttgtggggatggagcacacatatatatagttttcttcaatttttatgcaattttacctgtttataaatattaactgttattatattattttataaaatattaaaaattaaatacctatggggcttacgccccgtacctcggggcttacgccccgctgaggcataGGTAAAACGTCCCGCCTTACGCCAacccttttaaaacactggataATACAATATAAGCATAAGGTGGTTCAGACATCGCGATTGtaagaggaaaaaaaagaaaaaaaaaaaggggatAACATACCGTAACCAAGCGTATACTGCACGGGTTGAGACCAGCTAAGGTTTGACGAGCAAACTCCACATCATTAAACCAAGAAAATTTGTCCCCTGCCATGACCATGAAAATATATAACTTAATTTTTACAAGAATTTTTATCAGATTAGTTGCAATTTACTGTTGGATGAATTTAATATATTACTTCTTTTTTATTAACTTTTTACCAAAATATTCGCCTTAATTATATTTACCTTAAATTTGTGGTCTAAGTAAATTACAGATACTTGTATTGCTATAAATTATCTCATCAAtggtaaaataaattttaaagttaAGTTATTTTTAGATATAGAAATATAACATTCTTTCTAGGACACACTAAAAAAGAGTATTCCACATAAATTGAGACAGGGGGTATTAAATACTCCAAATAGTTTTGTAAAAATTTTCAATAAAGATTTAATACACACTTTTGTAAGGTATAGATTTCAACAATGTTGCTCGAATCCTTAAAAAATATAGCCGCATCCGTATCGAACCCATATATtgtgcatttttggaggatccagATAGGTGCGACGTCATTTTACAGCATCCGAGCAACAAACATAAATTTGAAGTGTAATATTTTTGATTTGTGAATTTTTAAAGGATATCAGCAATTGTAGCTCGGATCCTCGAAAAATGTAGCAGCATCCTTATCGAATCCAAACATTCTGCATTTTCAGAGTATCTAGATAGGTGCGACGTTATTTTGGAGCATCTAGGCAACATACATAGGTTTGCAATGTAATATTTTGATTTATGAATTTTTTAAGGATCCGAGCAACACAAATTTCTATATTTACAGGTTATAGGAACTTACTTTGAAGCAATTCAGGGGTTTCAAAGAGCAAGACATCTTTTTGGGTATCAGAAATGGCCTTAATGAGCCTTGGTATGATATTCAACATGGTACTTTTATCGTTAAGGGGTGGAAGTCTGACTCCGACGTTGAACAGTGAGTCAATGGCCGGAAAATGTGGAAATCCGACGTCCGGATCGATGGCGACGGACTCCAACGCCGGTACCACCGCGTGCAGAACGGAGTAAAGTGTGTTGCCTGAGAATGTTAAGCTCTTCACTTCTGAGAATGCTTCATCTCTTGGTACATATACAAAGGCACTCCTTGATTCAGATAATGGATC from Nicotiana tomentosiformis chromosome 11, ASM39032v3, whole genome shotgun sequence encodes:
- the LOC104086420 gene encoding linoleate 13S-lipoxygenase 2-1, chloroplastic-like; the encoded protein is MLKPQLHQTSQPTKTLIPWSTTNSFTSGEILASFPINILSKNLRQKHKKKNFRVHYYAANNTKAVLTSTEKSSGVKAVVTVQKTVEGTNLGLSRGLDDIGDLLGKTLVLWIVAAELDPKTGIEKPSIKTFAHRGRDVDGDTHYEADFVIPEAFGEVGAILVENEHHKEMYVKNIVIDGFPHGMVHITCNSWVHSKFDNPEKRIFFTNKSYLPSQTPSAIKRLRERELVIMRGDGFGERKQFERVYDYDVYNDIGDPDASDDAKRRVIGGKELPYPRRCRTGRPRSKKDPLSESRSAFVYVPRDEAFSEVKSLTFSGNTLYSVLHAVVPALESVAIDPDVGFPHFPAIDSLFNVGVRLPPLNDKSTMLNIIPRLIKAISDTQKDVLLFETPELLQRDKFSWFNDVEFARQTLAGLNPCSIRLVTEWPLKSKLDPEIYGPPESAITKELIEQEIGGLMTVEEAVEQKKLFILDYHDLLLPYVNKVNELKGRVVYGSRTLFFLTPDGTLRPLAIELTRPPVYDKPQWKQVYCPTWHATGSWLWKLAKAHVLAQDSGYHQLVSHWLRTHCATEPYIIATNRQLSAMHPIYRLLHPHFRYTMEINALAREALINANGIIESSFFPGKYAVELSSVAYGLEWRFDRQALPEDLISRGMAVKDSDAPYGLKLTIEDYPFANDGLVLWDTLKQWVTDYVNHYYTETELIESDTELQTWWTEIKDVGHGDKKDEPWWPELNTPDDLIGIITTIIWVTSGHHAAVNFGQYSYAGYFPNRPTTARAKMPTEDPTDEEWESFLKRPGDALLKCFPSQMQATKVMAILDVLSNHSPDEEYLGEKIEPYWAENPVINAAFEIFSGRLKELEGIIDGRNADSNLMNRNGAGVMPYELLKPFSGPGVTGKGVPYSISI